In a genomic window of Labeo rohita strain BAU-BD-2019 chromosome 20, IGBB_LRoh.1.0, whole genome shotgun sequence:
- the hsdl1 gene encoding inactive hydroxysteroid dehydrogenase-like protein 1, giving the protein MAAVDSFQLLYREIARSCSCYVETLALVGACYTASKAVIFMRDCYSLIRLHFIPRLVSHRNLSQQYGQWALICGASEAIAKAYAGELARHGICVILISSDISNLTDTAKAISDTYGVEAILIEADFSKGPSACKPIKDAIGGKDIGFIINSLDGSLDLSREFTDLSESVVWDTINRNIVAATLVTRLALPNMVDKGKGAVVNISAGRCLCPTSRKAALSASTAFLDNFSRSLHYEYGHRGVFVQSLLPFRVSSQGSDGYGPASWLVPSPQVYASHALSTLGVSHRTTGYWPHTIQFRLVQCMPEWVWMLGSRVFTRAT; this is encoded by the exons ATGGCCGCTGTTGACAGCTTCCAGCTTTTGTATAGAGAAATCGCTAGATCATGCAGTTGTTATGTGGAAACGCTGGCACTCGTGGGTGCGTGTTACACAGCCAGCAAGGCTGTGATATTTATGAGGGACTGCTATAGCCTGATAAGGCTTCATTTTATTCCTCGTCTTGTGTCCCATAGAAATCTTAGTCAGCAGTATGGACAATGGGCTCTCATATGTG GTGCTTCAGAGGCGATAGCAAAAGCGTATGCAGGGGAACTGGCCAGGCATGGCATCTGTGTGATTCTGATCAGCAGTGACATCAGTAACTTGACTGACACTGCCAAAGCCATTTCAGACACTTATGGGGTAGAGGCCATTTTGATTGAAGCTGATTTCAGTAAGGGGCCCTCGGCCTGCAAACCTATAAAAGATGCCATCGGCGGTAAAGATATTGGATTCATCATTAACAGTCTGGATGGGTCTCTGGACCTCTCTCGAGAGTTTACGGACCTCTCTGAATCTGTAGTGTGGGACActattaatagaaatatagtAGCTGCCACTCTTGTCACCCGTCTGGCACTGCCCAATATGGTGGACAAGGGAAAAGGAGCAGTGGTCAACATTTCTGCTGGGCGCTGCTTGTGTCCGACTTCCAGAAAAGCTGCTCTTTCTGCATCTACG GCCTTTCTTGATAACTTCAGTCGCTCTCTGCACTATGAATATGGCCATCGAGGAGTCTTTGTGCAGAGTTTGCTGCCTTTTAGAGTCTCATCGCAAGGATCTGATGGTTATGGTCCTGCTAGCTGGCTGGTGCCAAGCCCACAAGTGTATGCCAGCCATGCTCTTTCAACTCTGGGTGTCTCTCACCGAACCACAGGATACTGGCCTCACACCATACAG TTTCGACTGGTGCAGTGCATGCCAGAGTGGGTATGGATGCTGGGATCACGTGTGTTCACAAGAGCCACCTGA